In Triticum aestivum cultivar Chinese Spring chromosome 5B, IWGSC CS RefSeq v2.1, whole genome shotgun sequence, the following proteins share a genomic window:
- the LOC123112689 gene encoding uncharacterized protein isoform X2, translating into MSELSFVDLTAPIFHWVVPRINSRLRAIMGEQVYKGLIDWDIDLTSLKAEQIVLITSCSSITSLIEMLIAQMKYSIMHSSPSNSALRIDHPVYDLAPKFVKNLAAIAEGLFVNIDFLCFTVQSPVTMQQMVANTSKGLLQVFEAVNDFHQVLNSAVENDVEMLNELRMYHKILQAEDYKASEYLVGPLERHLDIVTRKLYNLDKELRPLRLRA; encoded by the exons ATGTCTGAACTCAGTTTTGTGGACTTAACGGCGCCCATTTTTCATTGGGTCGTTCCCCGCATCAACAGTAGACTCCGTGCGATCATGGGAGAACAAGTCTATAAAGGATTGATCGATTGGGACATTGATTTGACCAGTCTCAAGGCGGAGCAAATTGTTCTTATCACCAGTTGCTCCAGCATCACCTCGCTGATTGAGATGCTCATA GCTCAGATGAAGTACTCTATTATGCACTCTTCTCCAAGTAACTCAGCATTGCGAATTGATCATCCTGTTTATGATCTTGCTCCAAAGTTTGTGAAGAAT TTGGCTGCCATTGCTGAAGGGCTGTTTGTGAACATAGATTTCCTGTGCTTCACTGTTCA GTCCCCTGTTACTATGCAGCAAATGGTTGCAAACACCTCCAAGGGATTACTTCAGGTGTTCGAGGCTGTCAATGACTTTCATCAGGTGTTAAACTCAGCAGTTGAGAATGACGTGGAGATGCTGAACGAGTTGCGGATGTATCATAAAATTCTCCAGGCTGAGGACTACAAGGCTTCG GAGTACTTGGTTGGACCACTGGAAAGGCATCTGGATATTGTGACAAGGAAGCTCTACAACCTCGATAAGGAGTTGAGGCCGCTGCGCCTACGTGCTTAA